One part of the Mariniflexile litorale genome encodes these proteins:
- a CDS encoding endonuclease/exonuclease/phosphatase family protein produces MIKVFKILYWIVNVVIITALLVVHFVLKERSFSDSLRYYTLPLLIIITIVLLLSIFLSKRKYNLILAGILLIIWLSRSFKIHIPESVNDSDVEVVFWNASRDNGFDEAFNLNESIPDVLVLVESKKNDFKAIQQKNPKYFFYKLKREIYIFSKTEIQIDSEHTSNYNSTVIKFKTRDINFYAIDVTGSTDVPRTWELDFVNKLIETKEKTIVLGDFNVPFESKYLNTIKTNFNHAFNEKGNGFRETWFWNIPLLSLDHIWVSKDLKILKTEKIGTFKSDHSMLKTYIRN; encoded by the coding sequence ATGATTAAGGTTTTTAAAATTCTTTATTGGATTGTAAATGTTGTAATAATTACAGCACTTTTGGTGGTGCATTTTGTGTTAAAAGAGCGTAGTTTTTCGGATTCTTTAAGGTATTACACATTACCACTACTAATAATTATCACTATTGTTTTACTACTATCAATTTTTCTTAGTAAAAGAAAGTATAATTTAATATTGGCGGGCATTCTGTTAATTATTTGGTTAAGCCGAAGTTTTAAAATCCATATTCCAGAGTCTGTAAATGATTCCGATGTAGAAGTGGTTTTTTGGAACGCATCTCGAGATAATGGTTTTGATGAAGCGTTCAATTTGAATGAAAGTATTCCAGATGTATTAGTTTTAGTAGAGTCAAAAAAGAATGATTTTAAGGCAATTCAACAAAAAAATCCAAAATATTTCTTTTATAAATTAAAAAGAGAAATATATATATTCTCTAAAACAGAAATTCAAATAGATAGTGAACATACATCAAACTATAATTCAACAGTTATAAAATTTAAAACCAGGGATATTAATTTTTATGCAATTGATGTTACAGGAAGTACTGATGTACCTCGTACTTGGGAATTGGATTTTGTAAATAAACTTATTGAAACCAAAGAAAAAACTATTGTTTTAGGCGATTTTAATGTGCCTTTTGAATCTAAATATTTAAACACTATTAAAACCAATTTTAATCACGCTTTTAATGAAAAAGGAAATGGTTTTAGAGAAACATGGTTTTGGAATATACCACTGCTTTCCCTCGATCATATTTGGGTTTCTAAAGATTTAAAAATACTTAAAACTGAAAAAATAGGCACTTTTAAAAGTGACCATAGTATGTTGAAAACATACATTAGAAACTAA
- a CDS encoding antibiotic biosynthesis monooxygenase — protein sequence MTKDFKPYYAVIFTSTQNINMEGYSEMATKMEDLAKKQNGYLGMDSARNEVGITVSYWESLEAIKNWKQQTEHLEAQQKGRQDWYSWYNVRICKVEREYEFNK from the coding sequence ATGACAAAAGATTTCAAACCTTATTACGCCGTTATTTTCACTTCAACCCAAAACATAAACATGGAGGGTTATTCAGAAATGGCAACAAAAATGGAAGATTTAGCTAAAAAACAAAACGGCTATTTAGGAATGGATAGCGCCAGAAACGAGGTTGGTATCACCGTGAGTTATTGGGAAAGTCTTGAAGCTATAAAAAATTGGAAACAACAAACAGAACATCTCGAGGCACAACAAAAAGGGCGACAAGATTGGTATAGCTGGTACAACGTGCGAATTTGTAAAGTAGAACGGGAATATGAGTTTAATAAATAA
- the pbpC gene encoding penicillin-binding protein 1C translates to MKLISYIKHHKLKSILIVSLLITYYFSLPKQLFKDPTATVITSNNNELLGAQIAKDGQWRFPQNDRVPEKFKTCIIQFEDEYFYKHPGFNPISIFKALRDNLKSNTIKRGGSTITQQVIRLSRKGQERTYFEKVIEIILATRLEFRASKNQILSYYSSNAPFGGNVVGLDAASWRYFNRNSSELSWAESATLAVLPNAPSLIYPGKNQERLIKKRNLLLKKLLENEVIDSLTYNLSIAESLPQKPYPLPQIAPHLLQKVSQLHSGKRIQTSIDNRLQNRVNYIVKTHYNQLSQNGIYNAAVLVLDVKTRKIMAYVGNTPTDKAHQKDVDVIDKPRSTGSILKPFLYTAMLDAGDILPHTLVADVPTQFGSYNPENYNKTYDGAVAASRALSRSLNVPSVRMLQEFGLDRFYHYLKALQLKNLKYNANHYGLSLILGGAESNLWDLCKSYAALSSTLNHFSETSSEYYSNEFCEPTFLASETVNFGKKTSDKTLFDAASIYLTYESLKEVNRPEGDESWEFFDGSKQIAWKTGTSFGFRDAWAIGTTKDYVVGVWVGNADGEGRPGLVGVQAAAPILFDVFDLLPKSNWFSKPFDEMQEVFICKKSGFRAYQNCDEVEEKFIQLSGLKTRPCPFHVLVHLDASESYQVNGSCETLSDIKHKSWFVLPPLMAYYYKAKNPFYKPLPKFRSDCLGDNTITMEFIYPEENNTIFLPKDFDEKPNDLILKIAHSKPDAALFWYLNETFIGSTKDIHELAIIPKEGKHLITVVDEFGNEAKRSITITK, encoded by the coding sequence TTGAAACTAATAAGCTATATAAAACATCATAAGTTAAAATCGATACTAATCGTTTCGCTTTTAATTACATACTATTTCAGTTTACCCAAACAACTTTTTAAAGACCCAACTGCTACGGTAATTACAAGTAACAACAATGAACTTTTAGGGGCTCAAATTGCTAAAGATGGCCAATGGCGATTTCCTCAAAATGATCGTGTTCCAGAAAAATTTAAAACCTGTATCATTCAATTTGAAGATGAATATTTTTATAAACACCCAGGTTTTAATCCTATTTCCATTTTTAAAGCATTACGCGATAACCTTAAATCGAATACTATAAAACGAGGCGGGAGCACCATAACGCAACAGGTGATTCGTCTGTCAAGAAAAGGACAAGAACGCACCTATTTTGAAAAAGTCATCGAAATTATTCTTGCCACAAGATTAGAATTTAGAGCATCAAAAAACCAAATTCTGTCTTACTACAGTAGCAATGCCCCATTTGGTGGTAACGTGGTTGGTTTGGATGCCGCTTCGTGGCGGTATTTTAATAGAAATTCCTCCGAGTTATCCTGGGCAGAAAGTGCTACACTTGCCGTTTTACCAAATGCACCAAGCCTTATTTATCCTGGGAAAAACCAAGAACGCTTAATTAAAAAAAGAAATTTACTGCTTAAAAAACTTTTAGAAAACGAAGTCATCGATTCGTTGACTTACAATTTATCAATTGCTGAAAGTTTACCTCAAAAGCCCTACCCATTACCACAAATAGCACCTCATTTATTGCAAAAAGTGTCACAATTACATTCGGGTAAACGCATACAAACCAGTATTGATAATCGTTTGCAAAACCGCGTTAACTATATTGTAAAAACCCATTACAACCAATTAAGTCAAAATGGAATTTACAATGCCGCTGTATTGGTTTTAGATGTAAAAACCAGAAAGATAATGGCTTATGTTGGTAATACGCCAACAGACAAAGCTCATCAAAAAGATGTAGATGTAATTGATAAACCCCGAAGCACCGGAAGCATTTTAAAACCATTTTTGTATACAGCCATGTTGGATGCTGGTGATATTTTACCCCACACATTAGTCGCCGATGTGCCCACACAATTTGGAAGTTACAACCCTGAAAATTATAACAAAACGTATGATGGGGCCGTAGCAGCAAGTCGGGCTTTATCACGCTCGTTAAATGTGCCTTCGGTACGTATGCTTCAAGAATTTGGGTTAGACCGTTTTTATCATTACCTAAAAGCTCTTCAGCTTAAAAATTTAAAATATAATGCGAATCACTATGGCTTGTCACTTATACTTGGTGGGGCCGAAAGCAACCTTTGGGATTTATGTAAAAGCTATGCAGCATTATCTTCAACCTTAAATCATTTTTCTGAAACCTCCAGCGAATATTACAGTAATGAGTTTTGTGAACCCACTTTTTTAGCTTCGGAAACTGTTAACTTTGGAAAGAAAACTTCTGATAAAACGCTGTTTGATGCCGCTTCCATTTATTTAACTTATGAAAGTTTAAAAGAAGTAAATAGACCCGAAGGCGATGAAAGTTGGGAGTTTTTTGATGGCTCTAAACAAATTGCTTGGAAAACGGGTACCAGTTTTGGCTTTCGTGATGCTTGGGCAATAGGAACTACAAAAGATTATGTAGTAGGTGTTTGGGTAGGTAATGCCGATGGCGAAGGCAGACCCGGATTGGTGGGGGTACAAGCAGCAGCTCCTATTTTATTTGATGTATTTGATTTATTACCAAAAAGCAACTGGTTTTCTAAACCTTTTGATGAAATGCAGGAAGTATTCATCTGCAAAAAAAGTGGCTTTAGAGCGTATCAAAATTGTGATGAAGTTGAAGAAAAATTTATTCAACTAAGCGGGTTAAAAACCAGACCTTGTCCCTTTCATGTGTTGGTACATTTAGATGCTTCTGAGAGTTATCAGGTAAATGGATCGTGTGAAACGCTTAGTGATATTAAACACAAATCTTGGTTTGTACTTCCACCATTAATGGCTTATTACTACAAAGCTAAAAACCCATTTTACAAGCCATTACCTAAATTTAGAAGTGATTGTTTGGGCGATAACACTATTACCATGGAATTTATCTATCCTGAGGAAAACAACACTATTTTTTTACCAAAGGATTTTGATGAAAAACCAAACGATCTAATTCTAAAAATAGCCCATTCAAAACCAGATGCAGCCCTATTTTGGTACTTAAATGAAACATTTATTGGAAGCACTAAAGATATTCATGAATTAGCTATAATTCCCAAAGAAGGCAAACACCTTATTACCGTTGTAGATGAATTTGGAAATGAAGCAAAAAGAAGTATTACTATTACAAAATAA